The DNA window TCGGCCGTCGCTACGTCCCGCCACGAGTGGGGTtgaggcaggagggagcaggaccAAGGCCTACCGTGTCCAGCCACGCAGCCCGGGAGGAGGGCCGGTATCCCCTCCAGGTTCTGTCTGAATCCTGTGCTCAAAACCCCCAGTCTTGGCCCAGCTTTCTCTCTGGCTCATCTCAGAAAGATCTTCAAGGATCCGGGATCCAGGACAACCATCAAGCCAGTCCGTGCACGTGGCCTCAGATATGTGCAGCCGTGGATTTGACCTCAGACCTACGTTACAGACGTACAGGGAGGGTCCAGGGGTTCTCAGCCATCAGCTATAACTGCACTCCTGGAAGGGAACAGACCTGGTTTCGAGCCTCCCTACGAGGTCCTGAAGAACATTGTCCTAACCTTGGGGGGAGGCCAAGCTCCTTATTAGTCAAGGGGTCCCACAGTGTTTCCTGTGCCCCTTCCTCAAACGATGCCTTGTCATCTGGCccaggtggagggtgggggcagtAATCCACCTGGCAGAGGCAGGATCATGGATGGACCCCATTCCTGGGGTTCCTGAAGATTTTTGTAAAACATCAGCTCCTGTTGCTTACCCCCAGTGATGGGGAACTCACTATCTGAAGAGTAACAGGGCAGTAAGCTTAGGGGAGTTCTTCCTTAACCCGAGCTTccgtctgcctgtggctcccttACCCTTTAGCCCTAGCTCTGCTCCAAAGTGGCAGAGACTGCACTTAACGGGGACCCTCAGAACCTCACACACTCTCTGGCCTCATTCCCCGCAGGTGCAGCGGGTCACAGCGCTGGGCCAGGCCTGGTAGGGCTGCACTGGGGCCCCTCTGAGGCTGGCTGAGGGGGTAGTGTGGACTCAGGACTGAAGGTCACTCCAGCTGGCCTGCTGGAGGGGGACACCCCAGAAGCCATGCTCCCCAGCCAGGGGCCAGGACGGCCGCCCCTCCTGTGTGGCATGGGCAGAGGAGGCAGGTGGCCACTGTTGTGGGTGGCAGAGGAAGCGGGGGAGATGGCTTCTCCTAGTGGGCAGCCCACCCTGCTGGGCTGGTGGGTCCCGGACTGGGGGAGAGTCTGGGGGCAGGGGCCCAGACTAGCCTGTTTCGTGCTGGGCCCCCAGCGGGAGCACTGCCTGTTCTGGAAGACCTCAGTGTAGCCCTGACACTCCCCCAGAGACAGCCAGTCGAGCGGGAGCTGAGTGTGAGCTGAGTGTGTCTCAGCTATGATCTGTGCACATCCCAGGTGTGAGCGGCTTGTCCCGGCGTGAGTCGTGCTCTCGGGAGAGCCCTGGGGCGTGCGTTCAGCATCAGCTGGGTCTAAGCTGGGTGTGTCTTGAGTGTGAACTGGATGTCGCGTGTGAGCCGAGTGTGGCCTGGCTGTGAGCCATGTCCCGGGTGTGAGCCGAGTGCATTCCCAGTGTAAGCTGGGGTTGTCCCGTGCGTGAGCTGGGTGTCTCAGGTGTGGTACGCGTGTGTCCCAAGTGTGAGCTGGGTGTGTCCTGAGTGTGAACAGGGTATGTCCCGGGTGTGAGTTGTGCTCTCACAAGAGCCCTGTGTGCTCAAGGTGAGCTCGGCAGCCTGGGGCGCCTGTTGAGGGTCGGCTGGGTTCTGTTTCGGAGCTGCGTGTCCAAGAGCGTGTCCTGGGTGTGAACACCTGTGTGCTCCGTGTGCGGAGTGGAGCATCCGGGCACGCTTCCCCCAGGAGCAGGGCGGCCCCCCACGTCCCGGATGTAGGCCATCCTCCCTCGGGTGCCAGCCGCGTCAGGGGGCCCCCAGCCAGGGGTAGGGGGGTGTGAACCATCTGCAGAGAGGGCTGTAGGGGTCTCCGAGCTCCCACCCAGCTCAGGAGGGACAGGAAGACCGGGGGGAAACCTTTAGAAAATGCTCGAGAAACTATGCAAAAGATGAGTCCTGATGAAAAGACAGTCCTGTGGTCCGGTCCCTACAAAAAAGGGGGTCAGTCGCGCGGGGCGCCGGCGGCGGGCGGCCTCCGGGAGATGCACAGGTGCTCGTGGGACGGGCCGTCGCGCGCGCGGGGCGTCAGATCATCTTCATGGTGAACTTGCGGGAGCCGCCCTGGCCCGCCGCGGCCGCCGGTCCATCCACCTTGCGGAAGGAGTACTCCACGGAGAAGTGGTTCTTGTGCTGCCCGCGGCCGCGGCTCCACACGAAGAGCAGCAGGAAGCAGAAGAGCACGACGCCCAGGAAGGTGATGCAGCCCATGGCGGTGGACACGAGGATGGTGGTGAGGTCCAGCGGGAAGCGCGCGGCCGCCTGCGTCTCGTTGCGGCCCTCGCCCGGGGTCCGGTTGGCGGCCGGCGCGGGCTGCACGCTCAGCGTGGCGAAGTACGTGTCGTTGCCGCCCGCGTTGCTGGCCACGCACGTGTAGGTGCCGCTGTCCTGCGGGCGCGCGCCCCGGATCTCCAGCGTGCCCCCGGGCAGCAGGCGCGCGCGGCCCGCGCTGTCGGCCGTCACGGCGCGGTGGCGCGGCGTCACCCAGGCCACGGTGGGCGCCGGCTCGCCCTCGGCGCGGCACTGGAAGCGCACGTCGTCGCCCGCCGCCGCCGTGACGCGCTGCAGCCGCCGCTCGCGGATCTTGGGCTTGCGGCACACGAAGTACTCGAAGAGCGCCGAGTCGGGCAGGCTGCGCAGCGCGTCGCCGCGGACCTCGGCCGGGGTGGCACAGGCCGGCAGCCGCCCGTCGAAGTTGAGGGTCTTCCGGCGCTGCACGATCCAGAGCAGGCGACAGTCGCAGGCCAGCGGGTTCCCGTCCACGCGCAGCGTCTCCAGCGTGTTGACCGAGTGGAAGGTGTTCTCCTCCAGCGTGGACAGCAGGTTGTTGGAGAGGTTGAGCAGGCGGATCTGCCGCAGCCCCAGGAAGGCCTGCGGCTCCACGACGGCCAGCAGGGCGCCGGCCAGGTGCAGCTCGCGCAGGCGGACCAGGTCGCGGAAGGAGCCGCGCGGCACCGTGCTGATGGGGTTGTGCGACAGGTTGAGGCAGGTGAGGTGGGCCTGGTGGCGGAGCGCGGCGGCCGGCACGGCGGTGATGTTGGTGTGCGTGACGGACAGCGAGGTCAGGTTGAGCCCCTGCAGGCTGCCGGCGCCCACCTCCTCCAGCAGCGGCCAGTTGTCGATCTCCAGGTGTAGCAGGCCCGGGAGCCTCCGGAAGTTCTGGTCCTCCAGGGCGGCGATGGCCAGGTGCCGCAGCCGCAGGGCGCCCAGCCCCCGCAGGTGGCCCAGCGACTCTCCGGACAGCGCCGTGAGGTTGCAGCGCTCCAGGGTCAGCTCCTCGAGCGCCAGCAGCCCCGCGAAGGCGCGGCGCGAGATGAACACCAGGTGGTTGTCACCCACCTCCAGCCGGCGGAGGCTGCGCAGGTCCTGGAAGGTGTAGTCCAGGAGGATGACCAGCTTGTTCTCGCTCAGGTCCAGCAGCGTGAGGTTGTCCAGGCGCGTGAAGACCCCGGGCGGGATGAGCTTGAGCAGGTTCCCGCGCAGGCGCAGGACGCGCAGGCGCGGCAGGTTGGCGAAGGCGCCCGGCTCCACGTGCGCGATCACGTTCTCGCTCAGGTCCAGCTCCTCCAGCAGCGGCAGCGCGGCCAGGTCGCCCGGGTTCAGGCAGCGGATGCGGTTGCGGCTGAGCTCCAGCAGGCGCGTCTCGGCCGGGATGCCGTCGGGCACGGCGGTGAGCCGGCGCCGGGGACAGGCCACCGCGCGCGTCTGCGCCGAGCACTCGCAGCGGGCCGGGCAGCCGGCGGCCGGCGGGGGCGCCGCGGGCAGGAGCAGGAGCTGCAGGCCCAGGACGCACAGCCAGCAGGTCATGGTGCGGAGCGTGGGCCTAGGGCCGCGCCAGCATCCTCGTGGGCACCTGAGGGCGGGGCAGGCATCAGCACGCGGGGCCCAGCGCCCCGACCCCGCCGCGCGCAAGACGCGTCCCTCCGCGGAGGGCCGCGCACGGCGGAGAGCTGGACGCGCGGCCACGCGAAAGCCGGTCCACCCGCGATCGCGGCGGCCGCGCCCCTAATGGCCAGAAACCGGAAACTGCCCAAACGCGCATGGGCAGAGGCGCGGACACACACAGCGGGTCCCCCACGCGCGGAGCGTCCCTCGGCCACCAGCCGGAGCGAGGCCCCCACGGGCGGCCCCGGGTCGGCCCCGAGCCCGCGGTGCGCAGGGAGGGAACCAGACACAGGAGGCCACACGGGATGTGTGAGTCCACCCGTGTGACGCGGCCAGACCGGGCTCCTCCCCAGGCGggaagggggctcctgggggccgggggctgggggaggggatggctgATGGGGACGCGGCTGcttggaatgttctggaactagcTAGTGCTGATGGTTACGCAACTTTGTGAATACACTGAAAGTCACCAAAAGGTACCCTTTAAAAGGGCAAATGTTTTGTTATGTccattttatctcaataaaaacatTACAAGAGAAAGCACTTATTGAACTGGAGAAGAACTTCACAACATAGTGTACAATTTGGGGGCACCCCCCCACAACTTATTGAGTGCCTTCTGTATACAGGCTCGGAGTCCGCTGAAGGGCCAGGCAGCTGGAGGTCCCGCCCTCCTGGGGTTTGTGGACATCCTCCCAGCGGGGTGCAGGTGGTCTCAGTCCTCTCCCTGGCTACCCCCAGAGGCCTTCCCGGGGCCGCGCCCATGCGGTGCTCCCTCTTCCCTGTGTTTGTGTCGACACTGGTCCAACCACCGCACGAAATTAGGACGTAGTTTAAAACCCCGGTCATGGCTGCGACCTCCCAGGGGACTGTAACCTCTCCAAGGCCTTTGTCTTCATCACTTGGATTTCCCGAGAGCCCAGGAGTGTGGTGAGACCCGGCACCTGCTGGGGGAACCCCAGTGCTCGATCCACACCGACAGCAAGTCCGGGGACACACCTGGACGCTCTGGAAGGAAGGGTGGGCGGTGAGGATGAATGATGCTGCCGCCGCAGACCAGCAGAGGCGACATCTGAGCTGAGACCCGGCAGAGGGCTGGCTGGCGTCCCTCCAAGAGCCGTGTTTGAGTCTTAGCCCCTGATACCTGTGAAGGGGACCTCGTTTGGAAACAGGGTCCTGCAGATGTGATCAGTTATGATGTGGTTCTATTGGGATCGGGCAGCCCTACAGCCAGGGACGGGTGTCCTTGTAACCAGAGGGACAGGGACACTCACATCGATGCCAAAGGCCACATGAAGAAGAGGCAGGGACTGATCTGGTGTGTCTAAGCCAGGAAAGCTAAGCATTGTGCAGAGCCACAGAAagctggaagaggaagagggggtcCTCCCCGGAGCCTTCGGAGGGGGCTGGGTGGTGTAACACCCCGATGTCAGACTTCGGCCTCCAGAACCGGGAGAGGGTAGgtctctgttgttttaagtcccTCCGCATGTGGCATTTTTGTCCTGATGGCCACAGGCAGCTCAGAGAGACCTGGGGAAGGGAGTGCCAGGCTGGGGGAACTGCCGTGGGGGAGGGAGCTCGCTGACATGTGGCGTGGAGCCTGCCGGCCCCACCGCCCtgtgctcctccctctaccctGCTGGGCTGCAGCCAGACCCTGGGGGTCGAGGTGGGGCTTGGCGGGGAGGGTCCAGCCAGATGGCCGCTGGATGGGGACTGAGAGCAGCTGCATCTCCCCAAGCATCCCCCATGAGGGGCTGCCTGTTTCCACACTGTTCCCACAGGACCGGCCGGGCAAGGACTCAGGCTCCAGGTCCTCCATCTGCTGGACATCTGGGAGGCCGGCTCCCGCCTGCCCAGACTCCTGGGGGAATGAACACGCCCAGAGCCCTGGTCCCTGCCGGCTTCACGCCGAGCACGAGGGGTTGGGCGGGGAGGGTCTGCACTTTGCAGGCACAATCCAGGTAAGACGAGGTCACCCTGGGCTCAGCTGGCCCTCACCCCATGACTGGTCTTCCGATACAAAGGGGAGACATGGACACAGATGCACAGAGCAGAGGCTTCCAGACAGTGGGTCGGAGGGTGTGGCTTGGAGCCATGGGACACTGAGGACCACCCGGAACCCCTGAGAGCTGGAAGATGCCA is part of the Mustela nigripes isolate SB6536 chromosome 2, MUSNIG.SB6536, whole genome shotgun sequence genome and encodes:
- the LINGO3 gene encoding leucine-rich repeat and immunoglobulin-like domain-containing nogo receptor-interacting protein 3; protein product: MTCWLCVLGLQLLLLPAAPPPAAGCPARCECSAQTRAVACPRRRLTAVPDGIPAETRLLELSRNRIRCLNPGDLAALPLLEELDLSENVIAHVEPGAFANLPRLRVLRLRGNLLKLIPPGVFTRLDNLTLLDLSENKLVILLDYTFQDLRSLRRLEVGDNHLVFISRRAFAGLLALEELTLERCNLTALSGESLGHLRGLGALRLRHLAIAALEDQNFRRLPGLLHLEIDNWPLLEEVGAGSLQGLNLTSLSVTHTNITAVPAAALRHQAHLTCLNLSHNPISTVPRGSFRDLVRLRELHLAGALLAVVEPQAFLGLRQIRLLNLSNNLLSTLEENTFHSVNTLETLRVDGNPLACDCRLLWIVQRRKTLNFDGRLPACATPAEVRGDALRSLPDSALFEYFVCRKPKIRERRLQRVTAAAGDDVRFQCRAEGEPAPTVAWVTPRHRAVTADSAGRARLLPGGTLEIRGARPQDSGTYTCVASNAGGNDTYFATLSVQPAPAANRTPGEGRNETQAAARFPLDLTTILVSTAMGCITFLGVVLFCFLLLFVWSRGRGQHKNHFSVEYSFRKVDGPAAAAGQGGSRKFTMKMI